In the Nitrospinota bacterium genome, one interval contains:
- a CDS encoding oligosaccharide flippase family protein produces MSSLHRFLTNIFWTVFGKGCVQVILFAVSILITRYLGKEQLGVYATLLVIPAFVRLVNQFGLETLINKKLPEINVQDPSGRQARFLVRRLLSVRLVSSLVFCGALYYFLPIYFNFIHMPELLSYRAALILYFGGITLESFLSTLFMTRLQFKTVSLVETGSALLNLVFLGIFISMDHGIVGVLYAYILSVSLNVIVYLFLSVQDFKGESAVPKWQEMKHLAWVSYWISLLSFGLMTQSDVLLMNYFHVDPVSIGYYHLVTSLGGMAAFVLAGIGPLALSLFSEAYARESQGGLSRSWCEIVGFSAFLTVPIYVFVFFNAETLITFVYGDAFSDAAPLLSFYIVLLGISVVLGTNFTVSTLFVLHRRDTAMRSTVEGSILNVGLNLICIPIYGVMGAVVATGSVMVYMVVRQLLVIQKEMDIRPVFPVIGKCFMFSIAAIAPTLILSQVAGSHLIWNGVVYLLAFFILLVWRKPFTQDHRHLIVNIYPGLDPWVRCFVQAR; encoded by the coding sequence TTGTCCTCCTTGCATCGATTCCTCACTAATATTTTCTGGACCGTTTTCGGCAAGGGTTGCGTGCAAGTTATTTTATTTGCGGTTTCCATTCTGATCACGCGCTATCTGGGAAAAGAACAACTGGGGGTATACGCCACCCTGCTCGTCATTCCGGCGTTTGTGCGGTTGGTGAATCAATTCGGCCTGGAAACGCTGATCAACAAAAAACTGCCTGAAATCAATGTACAGGATCCGAGCGGGAGACAGGCACGCTTTCTGGTGCGGCGGCTGTTGAGCGTTCGTTTGGTCTCGTCCCTGGTGTTTTGCGGTGCGCTTTATTATTTTCTTCCCATCTACTTTAATTTCATTCACATGCCGGAACTCCTGAGTTACCGGGCGGCCCTCATTCTGTATTTTGGCGGCATCACGCTGGAGTCCTTCTTAAGCACTTTGTTCATGACCCGGCTGCAATTCAAAACCGTCTCTCTTGTGGAAACGGGGAGCGCTCTTCTCAATCTGGTCTTTCTTGGAATTTTTATTTCTATGGATCACGGCATTGTCGGTGTGTTGTACGCCTATATTTTGTCGGTGAGCCTGAATGTGATCGTGTATTTATTTTTATCGGTGCAGGACTTCAAAGGCGAGAGCGCGGTCCCGAAGTGGCAGGAGATGAAGCACCTGGCCTGGGTGTCGTACTGGATCAGTTTGTTGAGCTTTGGGCTGATGACGCAAAGCGACGTTCTGCTCATGAATTATTTTCATGTCGATCCCGTGAGCATTGGTTATTATCATCTGGTCACCAGTCTGGGGGGCATGGCGGCCTTTGTGCTGGCGGGAATCGGCCCTCTGGCGTTATCGCTGTTTTCGGAAGCTTATGCGCGTGAGTCGCAAGGTGGGTTGTCCCGGTCCTGGTGCGAGATTGTTGGGTTCTCCGCGTTTCTGACCGTTCCCATTTACGTGTTTGTCTTTTTTAACGCCGAGACGCTGATCACCTTTGTTTATGGAGATGCATTCTCTGATGCCGCTCCCCTTCTTTCTTTTTATATTGTGTTGCTGGGAATCAGTGTGGTGCTGGGGACCAATTTTACTGTATCCACGCTTTTCGTTCTGCACCGCAGGGACACGGCCATGCGCTCCACCGTGGAAGGCAGTATCCTGAATGTCGGGCTGAACCTGATTTGCATTCCAATTTATGGGGTGATGGGAGCGGTGGTGGCCACGGGATCGGTTATGGTGTATATGGTAGTGCGACAGTTGCTGGTGATTCAAAAGGAGATGGATATCCGGCCCGTGTTTCCTGTCATCGGCAAGTGTTTCATGTTTTCGATAGCGGCGATCGCTCCGACTTTGATTCTGTCGCAAGTTGCAGGTTCGCATCTGATATGGAATGGGGTGGTCTATCTGCTAGCGTTTTTTATTCTTTTAGTTTGGCGGAAACCGTTTACTCAGGATCACCGTCATTTAATCGTCAATATTTATCCCGGCCTGGACCCGTGGGTTCGGTGTTTTGTGCAGGCGCGGTGA